One window of Misgurnus anguillicaudatus chromosome 13, ASM2758022v2, whole genome shotgun sequence genomic DNA carries:
- the LOC129430818 gene encoding uncharacterized protein isoform X3 codes for MGNELSTEINHVQANFADIKIQNGELNGHAVQSSEESEPVACKDVQQQKCEIPPAKDTNKPKPSAGKEEVDKAKEPAKIEASTETETTTTTEEEPPKEVQKQSENDRKNIFGKMFKKKAEPVKPADSVDGEVTLDSVREEVDKAKEPAKIEASTETETTTTTEEEPPKEVQKQIENERKNPFGKMFKKKAEPVKPASECKDSVDGEVTLDSVRPSADKEEVDKAKEPAKIEASSVAETTTTTEEEPPKEVQKQSENERKNIFGKMFKKKAEPVKPADSVDGEVTLDSEAVAIEASAEPEGIADELLKDLGEVAEETSQSEEPKESEKKVMNFFKSFASSTKPSKEAKATSDASKDQSQKETPPAPSANEAPKAPPPPPPAPPKMEGKAEPAVKKEETSATAATKAADAPAKTKTKDGAFSKLFRPKPVAVEEIKPIEIVVEVEKTQVDASKTSTLEAAAKPEEPPAPKPEEKKQEEKKLEKKMSFWKVKPKVLLGQVTTRIQAATSSAAASISLGSPRSAPEPKKETPAAPVPESAPIAKAVEEPKPATLAVPDNKSVDSTDNASPSAPRKLEKRNSVNIFFKSLGQKRHSTDAGVQTDPVVPEKAK; via the exons ATGGGAAACGAACTGTCTACTGAAATAAATCATGTGCAG GCAAACTTCGCTGATATTAAAATCCAAAATGGAGAACTGAATGGACATGCAGTTCAATCTTCAGAAGAGTCCGAGCCTG tGGCTTGCAAAGACGTACAGCAGCAAAAGTGTGAAATCCCACCAGCGAAGGACACAAATAAGCCGAAACCATCAGCAGGTAAAGAGGAGGTCGACAAAGCCAAAGAACCTGCTAAAATCGAAGCATCTACTGAGACAGAAACTACAACCACAACTGAGGAAGAACCTCCAAAAGAAGTCCAGAAGCAAAGTGAAAATGATCGGAAAAACATATTtggtaaaatgtttaaaaagaagGCAGAACCGGTGAAACCTGCAGATTCTGTTGATGGAGAGGTTACATTAGATTCAGTAAGAGAGGAGGTTGACAAAGCCAAGGAACCTGCTAAAATCGAAGCATCGACTGAGACAGAAACTACAACCACAACTGAGGAAGAACCTCCAAAAGAAGTCCAGAAGCAAATCGAAAATGAACGGAAAAACCCCTTtggtaaaatgtttaaaaagaagGCAGAACCGGTGAAACCTGCATCTGAATGCAAAGATTCGGTTGATGGAGAGGTTACATTAGATTCAGTAAGACCATCAGCAGATAAAGAGGAGGTTGACAAAGCCAAGGAACCTGCTAAAATCGAAGCATCTTCTGTGGCCGAAACTACAACCACAACTGAGGAAGAACCTCCAAAAGAAGTCCAGAAGCAAAGTGAAAATGAACGGAAAAACATCTTtggtaaaatgtttaaaaagaagGCTGAACCGGTGAAACCTGCAGATTCTGTTGATGGAGAGGTTACATTAGATTCA GAAGCAGTGGCCATCGAGGCAAGCGCAGAGCCCGAGGGGATCGCTGACGAACTCTTGAAAGATCTTGGAGAAGTCGCAGAAGAAACGTCGCAATCCGAGGAGCCGAAAGAATCAGAAAAAAAAGTTATGAACTTTTTCAAGTCTTTT GCCAGTTCGACTAAGCCAAGCAAAGAAGCCAAAGCCACTTCTGATGCTTCAAAAGACCAG TCACAGAAGGAGACGCCTCCAGCACCTTCGGCAAAT GAAGCACCCAAAGCACCACCTCCGCCCCCTCCAGCGCCTCCTAAGATGGAAGGCAAAGCAGAGCCCGCGGTGAAGAAAGAGGAAACGTCTGCAACAGCTGCAACCAAAGCAGCAGACGCTCCTGCCAAGACCAAAACTAAAGACGGTGCCTTCAGCAAACTCTTCCGTCCGAAG CCTGTTGCGGTGGAAGAAATAAAGCCGATTGAGATTGTGGTTGAGGTCGAG AAGACCCAGGTAGACGCATCTAAAACCAGCACTCTCGAGGCGGCTGCCAAACCAGAAGAACCACCAGCGCCTAAACCGGAGGAAAAAAAACAGGAGGAAAAGAAACTggagaaaaaaatgtctttttggAAAGTCAAACCTAAG GTACTGCTAGGTCAAGTGACCACTAGGATCCAGGCGGCGACATCCAGCGCTGCCGCGAGCATCTCTCTCGGGTCTCCTAGATCG GCCCCAGAGCCCAAGAAAGAGACACCAGCTGCACCTGTCCCAGAATCTGCCCCCATTGCGAAGGCCGTAGAGGAGCCAAAACCCGCCACCCTGGCAGTACCAGACAACAAATCAGTGGACAGCACGGATAACGCTTCGCCCAGCGCTCCTCGCAAGCTGGAGAAGAGGAACTCCGTCAATATCTTCTTCAAAAGCCTG GGCCAAAAACGTCATTCTACTGATGCTGGAGTGCAAACGGACCCCGTGGTACCCGAGAAGGCCAAATAA
- the LOC129430818 gene encoding uncharacterized protein isoform X5: MGNELSTEINHVQANFADIKIQNGELNGHAVQSSEESEPVACKDVQQQKCEIPPAKDTNKPKPSAGKEEVDKAKEPAKIEASTETETTTTTEEEPPKEVQKQSENDRKNIFGKMFKKKAEPVKPADSVDGEVTLDSVREEVDKAKEPAKIEASTETETTTTTEEEPPKEVQKQIENERKNPFGKMFKKKAEPVKPASECKDSVDGEVTLDSVRPSADKEEVDKAKEPAKIEASSVAETTTTTEEEPPKEVQKQSENERKNIFGKMFKKKAEPVKPADSVDGEVTLDSEAVAIEASAEPEGIADELLKDLGEVAEETSQSEEPKESEKKVMNFFKSFASSTKPSKEAKATSDASKDQSQKETPPAPSANVQEAPKAPPPPPPAPPKMEGKAEPAVKKEETSATAATKAADAPAKTKTKDGAFSKLFRPKTQVDASKTSTLEAAAKPEEPPAPKPEEKKQEEKKLEKKMSFWKVKPKVLLGQVTTRIQAATSSAAASISLGSPRSAPEPKKETPAAPVPESAPIAKAVEEPKPATLAVPDNKSVDSTDNASPSAPRKLEKRNSVNIFFKSLGQKRHSTDAGVQTDPVVPEKAK; encoded by the exons ATGGGAAACGAACTGTCTACTGAAATAAATCATGTGCAG GCAAACTTCGCTGATATTAAAATCCAAAATGGAGAACTGAATGGACATGCAGTTCAATCTTCAGAAGAGTCCGAGCCTG tGGCTTGCAAAGACGTACAGCAGCAAAAGTGTGAAATCCCACCAGCGAAGGACACAAATAAGCCGAAACCATCAGCAGGTAAAGAGGAGGTCGACAAAGCCAAAGAACCTGCTAAAATCGAAGCATCTACTGAGACAGAAACTACAACCACAACTGAGGAAGAACCTCCAAAAGAAGTCCAGAAGCAAAGTGAAAATGATCGGAAAAACATATTtggtaaaatgtttaaaaagaagGCAGAACCGGTGAAACCTGCAGATTCTGTTGATGGAGAGGTTACATTAGATTCAGTAAGAGAGGAGGTTGACAAAGCCAAGGAACCTGCTAAAATCGAAGCATCGACTGAGACAGAAACTACAACCACAACTGAGGAAGAACCTCCAAAAGAAGTCCAGAAGCAAATCGAAAATGAACGGAAAAACCCCTTtggtaaaatgtttaaaaagaagGCAGAACCGGTGAAACCTGCATCTGAATGCAAAGATTCGGTTGATGGAGAGGTTACATTAGATTCAGTAAGACCATCAGCAGATAAAGAGGAGGTTGACAAAGCCAAGGAACCTGCTAAAATCGAAGCATCTTCTGTGGCCGAAACTACAACCACAACTGAGGAAGAACCTCCAAAAGAAGTCCAGAAGCAAAGTGAAAATGAACGGAAAAACATCTTtggtaaaatgtttaaaaagaagGCTGAACCGGTGAAACCTGCAGATTCTGTTGATGGAGAGGTTACATTAGATTCA GAAGCAGTGGCCATCGAGGCAAGCGCAGAGCCCGAGGGGATCGCTGACGAACTCTTGAAAGATCTTGGAGAAGTCGCAGAAGAAACGTCGCAATCCGAGGAGCCGAAAGAATCAGAAAAAAAAGTTATGAACTTTTTCAAGTCTTTT GCCAGTTCGACTAAGCCAAGCAAAGAAGCCAAAGCCACTTCTGATGCTTCAAAAGACCAG TCACAGAAGGAGACGCCTCCAGCACCTTCGGCA AATGTACAGGAAGCACCCAAAGCACCACCTCCGCCCCCTCCAGCGCCTCCTAAGATGGAAGGCAAAGCAGAGCCCGCGGTGAAGAAAGAGGAAACGTCTGCAACAGCTGCAACCAAAGCAGCAGACGCTCCTGCCAAGACCAAAACTAAAGACGGTGCCTTCAGCAAACTCTTCCGTCCGAAG ACCCAGGTAGACGCATCTAAAACCAGCACTCTCGAGGCGGCTGCCAAACCAGAAGAACCACCAGCGCCTAAACCGGAGGAAAAAAAACAGGAGGAAAAGAAACTggagaaaaaaatgtctttttggAAAGTCAAACCTAAG GTACTGCTAGGTCAAGTGACCACTAGGATCCAGGCGGCGACATCCAGCGCTGCCGCGAGCATCTCTCTCGGGTCTCCTAGATCG GCCCCAGAGCCCAAGAAAGAGACACCAGCTGCACCTGTCCCAGAATCTGCCCCCATTGCGAAGGCCGTAGAGGAGCCAAAACCCGCCACCCTGGCAGTACCAGACAACAAATCAGTGGACAGCACGGATAACGCTTCGCCCAGCGCTCCTCGCAAGCTGGAGAAGAGGAACTCCGTCAATATCTTCTTCAAAAGCCTG GGCCAAAAACGTCATTCTACTGATGCTGGAGTGCAAACGGACCCCGTGGTACCCGAGAAGGCCAAATAA
- the LOC129430818 gene encoding uncharacterized protein isoform X2, with amino-acid sequence MGNELSTEINHVQANFADIKIQNGELNGHAVQSSEESEPVACKDVQQQKCEIPPAKDTNKPKPSAGKEEVDKAKEPAKIEASTETETTTTTEEEPPKEVQKQSENDRKNIFGKMFKKKAEPVKPADSVDGEVTLDSVREEVDKAKEPAKIEASTETETTTTTEEEPPKEVQKQIENERKNPFGKMFKKKAEPVKPASECKDSVDGEVTLDSVRPSADKEEVDKAKEPAKIEASSVAETTTTTEEEPPKEVQKQSENERKNIFGKMFKKKAEPVKPADSVDGEVTLDSEAVAIEASAEPEGIADELLKDLGEVAEETSQSEEPKESEKKVMNFFKSFASSTKPSKEAKATSDASKDQSQKETPPAPSANVQEAPKAPPPPPPAPPKMEGKAEPAVKKEETSATAATKAADAPAKTKTKDGAFSKLFRPKPVAVEEIKPIEIVVEVETQVDASKTSTLEAAAKPEEPPAPKPEEKKQEEKKLEKKMSFWKVKPKVLLGQVTTRIQAATSSAAASISLGSPRSAPEPKKETPAAPVPESAPIAKAVEEPKPATLAVPDNKSVDSTDNASPSAPRKLEKRNSVNIFFKSLGQKRHSTDAGVQTDPVVPEKAK; translated from the exons ATGGGAAACGAACTGTCTACTGAAATAAATCATGTGCAG GCAAACTTCGCTGATATTAAAATCCAAAATGGAGAACTGAATGGACATGCAGTTCAATCTTCAGAAGAGTCCGAGCCTG tGGCTTGCAAAGACGTACAGCAGCAAAAGTGTGAAATCCCACCAGCGAAGGACACAAATAAGCCGAAACCATCAGCAGGTAAAGAGGAGGTCGACAAAGCCAAAGAACCTGCTAAAATCGAAGCATCTACTGAGACAGAAACTACAACCACAACTGAGGAAGAACCTCCAAAAGAAGTCCAGAAGCAAAGTGAAAATGATCGGAAAAACATATTtggtaaaatgtttaaaaagaagGCAGAACCGGTGAAACCTGCAGATTCTGTTGATGGAGAGGTTACATTAGATTCAGTAAGAGAGGAGGTTGACAAAGCCAAGGAACCTGCTAAAATCGAAGCATCGACTGAGACAGAAACTACAACCACAACTGAGGAAGAACCTCCAAAAGAAGTCCAGAAGCAAATCGAAAATGAACGGAAAAACCCCTTtggtaaaatgtttaaaaagaagGCAGAACCGGTGAAACCTGCATCTGAATGCAAAGATTCGGTTGATGGAGAGGTTACATTAGATTCAGTAAGACCATCAGCAGATAAAGAGGAGGTTGACAAAGCCAAGGAACCTGCTAAAATCGAAGCATCTTCTGTGGCCGAAACTACAACCACAACTGAGGAAGAACCTCCAAAAGAAGTCCAGAAGCAAAGTGAAAATGAACGGAAAAACATCTTtggtaaaatgtttaaaaagaagGCTGAACCGGTGAAACCTGCAGATTCTGTTGATGGAGAGGTTACATTAGATTCA GAAGCAGTGGCCATCGAGGCAAGCGCAGAGCCCGAGGGGATCGCTGACGAACTCTTGAAAGATCTTGGAGAAGTCGCAGAAGAAACGTCGCAATCCGAGGAGCCGAAAGAATCAGAAAAAAAAGTTATGAACTTTTTCAAGTCTTTT GCCAGTTCGACTAAGCCAAGCAAAGAAGCCAAAGCCACTTCTGATGCTTCAAAAGACCAG TCACAGAAGGAGACGCCTCCAGCACCTTCGGCA AATGTACAGGAAGCACCCAAAGCACCACCTCCGCCCCCTCCAGCGCCTCCTAAGATGGAAGGCAAAGCAGAGCCCGCGGTGAAGAAAGAGGAAACGTCTGCAACAGCTGCAACCAAAGCAGCAGACGCTCCTGCCAAGACCAAAACTAAAGACGGTGCCTTCAGCAAACTCTTCCGTCCGAAG CCTGTTGCGGTGGAAGAAATAAAGCCGATTGAGATTGTGGTTGAGGTCGAG ACCCAGGTAGACGCATCTAAAACCAGCACTCTCGAGGCGGCTGCCAAACCAGAAGAACCACCAGCGCCTAAACCGGAGGAAAAAAAACAGGAGGAAAAGAAACTggagaaaaaaatgtctttttggAAAGTCAAACCTAAG GTACTGCTAGGTCAAGTGACCACTAGGATCCAGGCGGCGACATCCAGCGCTGCCGCGAGCATCTCTCTCGGGTCTCCTAGATCG GCCCCAGAGCCCAAGAAAGAGACACCAGCTGCACCTGTCCCAGAATCTGCCCCCATTGCGAAGGCCGTAGAGGAGCCAAAACCCGCCACCCTGGCAGTACCAGACAACAAATCAGTGGACAGCACGGATAACGCTTCGCCCAGCGCTCCTCGCAAGCTGGAGAAGAGGAACTCCGTCAATATCTTCTTCAAAAGCCTG GGCCAAAAACGTCATTCTACTGATGCTGGAGTGCAAACGGACCCCGTGGTACCCGAGAAGGCCAAATAA
- the LOC129430818 gene encoding uncharacterized protein isoform X4 yields the protein MGNELSTEINHVQANFADIKIQNGELNGHAVQSSEESEPVACKDVQQQKCEIPPAKDTNKPKPSAGKEEVDKAKEPAKIEASTETETTTTTEEEPPKEVQKQSENDRKNIFGKMFKKKAEPVKPADSVDGEVTLDSVREEVDKAKEPAKIEASTETETTTTTEEEPPKEVQKQIENERKNPFGKMFKKKAEPVKPASECKDSVDGEVTLDSVRPSADKEEVDKAKEPAKIEASSVAETTTTTEEEPPKEVQKQSENERKNIFGKMFKKKAEPVKPADSVDGEVTLDSEAVAIEASAEPEGIADELLKDLGEVAEETSQSEEPKESEKKVMNFFKSFASSTKPSKEAKATSDASKDQSQKETPPAPSANVQEAPKAPPPPPPAPPKMEGKAEPAVKKEETSATAATKAADAPAKTKTKDGAFSKLFRPKKTQVDASKTSTLEAAAKPEEPPAPKPEEKKQEEKKLEKKMSFWKVKPKVLLGQVTTRIQAATSSAAASISLGSPRSAPEPKKETPAAPVPESAPIAKAVEEPKPATLAVPDNKSVDSTDNASPSAPRKLEKRNSVNIFFKSLGQKRHSTDAGVQTDPVVPEKAK from the exons ATGGGAAACGAACTGTCTACTGAAATAAATCATGTGCAG GCAAACTTCGCTGATATTAAAATCCAAAATGGAGAACTGAATGGACATGCAGTTCAATCTTCAGAAGAGTCCGAGCCTG tGGCTTGCAAAGACGTACAGCAGCAAAAGTGTGAAATCCCACCAGCGAAGGACACAAATAAGCCGAAACCATCAGCAGGTAAAGAGGAGGTCGACAAAGCCAAAGAACCTGCTAAAATCGAAGCATCTACTGAGACAGAAACTACAACCACAACTGAGGAAGAACCTCCAAAAGAAGTCCAGAAGCAAAGTGAAAATGATCGGAAAAACATATTtggtaaaatgtttaaaaagaagGCAGAACCGGTGAAACCTGCAGATTCTGTTGATGGAGAGGTTACATTAGATTCAGTAAGAGAGGAGGTTGACAAAGCCAAGGAACCTGCTAAAATCGAAGCATCGACTGAGACAGAAACTACAACCACAACTGAGGAAGAACCTCCAAAAGAAGTCCAGAAGCAAATCGAAAATGAACGGAAAAACCCCTTtggtaaaatgtttaaaaagaagGCAGAACCGGTGAAACCTGCATCTGAATGCAAAGATTCGGTTGATGGAGAGGTTACATTAGATTCAGTAAGACCATCAGCAGATAAAGAGGAGGTTGACAAAGCCAAGGAACCTGCTAAAATCGAAGCATCTTCTGTGGCCGAAACTACAACCACAACTGAGGAAGAACCTCCAAAAGAAGTCCAGAAGCAAAGTGAAAATGAACGGAAAAACATCTTtggtaaaatgtttaaaaagaagGCTGAACCGGTGAAACCTGCAGATTCTGTTGATGGAGAGGTTACATTAGATTCA GAAGCAGTGGCCATCGAGGCAAGCGCAGAGCCCGAGGGGATCGCTGACGAACTCTTGAAAGATCTTGGAGAAGTCGCAGAAGAAACGTCGCAATCCGAGGAGCCGAAAGAATCAGAAAAAAAAGTTATGAACTTTTTCAAGTCTTTT GCCAGTTCGACTAAGCCAAGCAAAGAAGCCAAAGCCACTTCTGATGCTTCAAAAGACCAG TCACAGAAGGAGACGCCTCCAGCACCTTCGGCA AATGTACAGGAAGCACCCAAAGCACCACCTCCGCCCCCTCCAGCGCCTCCTAAGATGGAAGGCAAAGCAGAGCCCGCGGTGAAGAAAGAGGAAACGTCTGCAACAGCTGCAACCAAAGCAGCAGACGCTCCTGCCAAGACCAAAACTAAAGACGGTGCCTTCAGCAAACTCTTCCGTCCGAAG AAGACCCAGGTAGACGCATCTAAAACCAGCACTCTCGAGGCGGCTGCCAAACCAGAAGAACCACCAGCGCCTAAACCGGAGGAAAAAAAACAGGAGGAAAAGAAACTggagaaaaaaatgtctttttggAAAGTCAAACCTAAG GTACTGCTAGGTCAAGTGACCACTAGGATCCAGGCGGCGACATCCAGCGCTGCCGCGAGCATCTCTCTCGGGTCTCCTAGATCG GCCCCAGAGCCCAAGAAAGAGACACCAGCTGCACCTGTCCCAGAATCTGCCCCCATTGCGAAGGCCGTAGAGGAGCCAAAACCCGCCACCCTGGCAGTACCAGACAACAAATCAGTGGACAGCACGGATAACGCTTCGCCCAGCGCTCCTCGCAAGCTGGAGAAGAGGAACTCCGTCAATATCTTCTTCAAAAGCCTG GGCCAAAAACGTCATTCTACTGATGCTGGAGTGCAAACGGACCCCGTGGTACCCGAGAAGGCCAAATAA
- the LOC129430818 gene encoding uncharacterized protein isoform X1, translating to MGNELSTEINHVQANFADIKIQNGELNGHAVQSSEESEPVACKDVQQQKCEIPPAKDTNKPKPSAGKEEVDKAKEPAKIEASTETETTTTTEEEPPKEVQKQSENDRKNIFGKMFKKKAEPVKPADSVDGEVTLDSVREEVDKAKEPAKIEASTETETTTTTEEEPPKEVQKQIENERKNPFGKMFKKKAEPVKPASECKDSVDGEVTLDSVRPSADKEEVDKAKEPAKIEASSVAETTTTTEEEPPKEVQKQSENERKNIFGKMFKKKAEPVKPADSVDGEVTLDSEAVAIEASAEPEGIADELLKDLGEVAEETSQSEEPKESEKKVMNFFKSFASSTKPSKEAKATSDASKDQSQKETPPAPSANVQEAPKAPPPPPPAPPKMEGKAEPAVKKEETSATAATKAADAPAKTKTKDGAFSKLFRPKPVAVEEIKPIEIVVEVEKTQVDASKTSTLEAAAKPEEPPAPKPEEKKQEEKKLEKKMSFWKVKPKVLLGQVTTRIQAATSSAAASISLGSPRSAPEPKKETPAAPVPESAPIAKAVEEPKPATLAVPDNKSVDSTDNASPSAPRKLEKRNSVNIFFKSLGQKRHSTDAGVQTDPVVPEKAK from the exons ATGGGAAACGAACTGTCTACTGAAATAAATCATGTGCAG GCAAACTTCGCTGATATTAAAATCCAAAATGGAGAACTGAATGGACATGCAGTTCAATCTTCAGAAGAGTCCGAGCCTG tGGCTTGCAAAGACGTACAGCAGCAAAAGTGTGAAATCCCACCAGCGAAGGACACAAATAAGCCGAAACCATCAGCAGGTAAAGAGGAGGTCGACAAAGCCAAAGAACCTGCTAAAATCGAAGCATCTACTGAGACAGAAACTACAACCACAACTGAGGAAGAACCTCCAAAAGAAGTCCAGAAGCAAAGTGAAAATGATCGGAAAAACATATTtggtaaaatgtttaaaaagaagGCAGAACCGGTGAAACCTGCAGATTCTGTTGATGGAGAGGTTACATTAGATTCAGTAAGAGAGGAGGTTGACAAAGCCAAGGAACCTGCTAAAATCGAAGCATCGACTGAGACAGAAACTACAACCACAACTGAGGAAGAACCTCCAAAAGAAGTCCAGAAGCAAATCGAAAATGAACGGAAAAACCCCTTtggtaaaatgtttaaaaagaagGCAGAACCGGTGAAACCTGCATCTGAATGCAAAGATTCGGTTGATGGAGAGGTTACATTAGATTCAGTAAGACCATCAGCAGATAAAGAGGAGGTTGACAAAGCCAAGGAACCTGCTAAAATCGAAGCATCTTCTGTGGCCGAAACTACAACCACAACTGAGGAAGAACCTCCAAAAGAAGTCCAGAAGCAAAGTGAAAATGAACGGAAAAACATCTTtggtaaaatgtttaaaaagaagGCTGAACCGGTGAAACCTGCAGATTCTGTTGATGGAGAGGTTACATTAGATTCA GAAGCAGTGGCCATCGAGGCAAGCGCAGAGCCCGAGGGGATCGCTGACGAACTCTTGAAAGATCTTGGAGAAGTCGCAGAAGAAACGTCGCAATCCGAGGAGCCGAAAGAATCAGAAAAAAAAGTTATGAACTTTTTCAAGTCTTTT GCCAGTTCGACTAAGCCAAGCAAAGAAGCCAAAGCCACTTCTGATGCTTCAAAAGACCAG TCACAGAAGGAGACGCCTCCAGCACCTTCGGCA AATGTACAGGAAGCACCCAAAGCACCACCTCCGCCCCCTCCAGCGCCTCCTAAGATGGAAGGCAAAGCAGAGCCCGCGGTGAAGAAAGAGGAAACGTCTGCAACAGCTGCAACCAAAGCAGCAGACGCTCCTGCCAAGACCAAAACTAAAGACGGTGCCTTCAGCAAACTCTTCCGTCCGAAG CCTGTTGCGGTGGAAGAAATAAAGCCGATTGAGATTGTGGTTGAGGTCGAG AAGACCCAGGTAGACGCATCTAAAACCAGCACTCTCGAGGCGGCTGCCAAACCAGAAGAACCACCAGCGCCTAAACCGGAGGAAAAAAAACAGGAGGAAAAGAAACTggagaaaaaaatgtctttttggAAAGTCAAACCTAAG GTACTGCTAGGTCAAGTGACCACTAGGATCCAGGCGGCGACATCCAGCGCTGCCGCGAGCATCTCTCTCGGGTCTCCTAGATCG GCCCCAGAGCCCAAGAAAGAGACACCAGCTGCACCTGTCCCAGAATCTGCCCCCATTGCGAAGGCCGTAGAGGAGCCAAAACCCGCCACCCTGGCAGTACCAGACAACAAATCAGTGGACAGCACGGATAACGCTTCGCCCAGCGCTCCTCGCAAGCTGGAGAAGAGGAACTCCGTCAATATCTTCTTCAAAAGCCTG GGCCAAAAACGTCATTCTACTGATGCTGGAGTGCAAACGGACCCCGTGGTACCCGAGAAGGCCAAATAA
- the LOC129430818 gene encoding uncharacterized protein isoform X6 — translation MGNELSTEINHVQANFADIKIQNGELNGHAVQSSEESEPVACKDVQQQKCEIPPAKDTNKPKPSAGKEEVDKAKEPAKIEASTETETTTTTEEEPPKEVQKQSENDRKNIFGKMFKKKAEPVKPADSVDGEVTLDSVREEVDKAKEPAKIEASTETETTTTTEEEPPKEVQKQIENERKNPFGKMFKKKAEPVKPASECKDSVDGEVTLDSVRPSADKEEVDKAKEPAKIEASSVAETTTTTEEEPPKEVQKQSENERKNIFGKMFKKKAEPVKPADSVDGEVTLDSEAVAIEASAEPEGIADELLKDLGEVAEETSQSEEPKESEKKVMNFFKSFASSTKPSKEAKATSDASKDQSQKETPPAPSANVQEAPKAPPPPPPAPPKMEGKAEPAVKKEETSATAATKAADAPAKTKTKDGAFSKLFRPKPVAVEEIKPIEIVVEVEKTQVDASKTSTLEAAAKPEEPPAPKPEEKKQEEKKLEKKMSFWKVKPKAPEPKKETPAAPVPESAPIAKAVEEPKPATLAVPDNKSVDSTDNASPSAPRKLEKRNSVNIFFKSLGQKRHSTDAGVQTDPVVPEKAK, via the exons ATGGGAAACGAACTGTCTACTGAAATAAATCATGTGCAG GCAAACTTCGCTGATATTAAAATCCAAAATGGAGAACTGAATGGACATGCAGTTCAATCTTCAGAAGAGTCCGAGCCTG tGGCTTGCAAAGACGTACAGCAGCAAAAGTGTGAAATCCCACCAGCGAAGGACACAAATAAGCCGAAACCATCAGCAGGTAAAGAGGAGGTCGACAAAGCCAAAGAACCTGCTAAAATCGAAGCATCTACTGAGACAGAAACTACAACCACAACTGAGGAAGAACCTCCAAAAGAAGTCCAGAAGCAAAGTGAAAATGATCGGAAAAACATATTtggtaaaatgtttaaaaagaagGCAGAACCGGTGAAACCTGCAGATTCTGTTGATGGAGAGGTTACATTAGATTCAGTAAGAGAGGAGGTTGACAAAGCCAAGGAACCTGCTAAAATCGAAGCATCGACTGAGACAGAAACTACAACCACAACTGAGGAAGAACCTCCAAAAGAAGTCCAGAAGCAAATCGAAAATGAACGGAAAAACCCCTTtggtaaaatgtttaaaaagaagGCAGAACCGGTGAAACCTGCATCTGAATGCAAAGATTCGGTTGATGGAGAGGTTACATTAGATTCAGTAAGACCATCAGCAGATAAAGAGGAGGTTGACAAAGCCAAGGAACCTGCTAAAATCGAAGCATCTTCTGTGGCCGAAACTACAACCACAACTGAGGAAGAACCTCCAAAAGAAGTCCAGAAGCAAAGTGAAAATGAACGGAAAAACATCTTtggtaaaatgtttaaaaagaagGCTGAACCGGTGAAACCTGCAGATTCTGTTGATGGAGAGGTTACATTAGATTCA GAAGCAGTGGCCATCGAGGCAAGCGCAGAGCCCGAGGGGATCGCTGACGAACTCTTGAAAGATCTTGGAGAAGTCGCAGAAGAAACGTCGCAATCCGAGGAGCCGAAAGAATCAGAAAAAAAAGTTATGAACTTTTTCAAGTCTTTT GCCAGTTCGACTAAGCCAAGCAAAGAAGCCAAAGCCACTTCTGATGCTTCAAAAGACCAG TCACAGAAGGAGACGCCTCCAGCACCTTCGGCA AATGTACAGGAAGCACCCAAAGCACCACCTCCGCCCCCTCCAGCGCCTCCTAAGATGGAAGGCAAAGCAGAGCCCGCGGTGAAGAAAGAGGAAACGTCTGCAACAGCTGCAACCAAAGCAGCAGACGCTCCTGCCAAGACCAAAACTAAAGACGGTGCCTTCAGCAAACTCTTCCGTCCGAAG CCTGTTGCGGTGGAAGAAATAAAGCCGATTGAGATTGTGGTTGAGGTCGAG AAGACCCAGGTAGACGCATCTAAAACCAGCACTCTCGAGGCGGCTGCCAAACCAGAAGAACCACCAGCGCCTAAACCGGAGGAAAAAAAACAGGAGGAAAAGAAACTggagaaaaaaatgtctttttggAAAGTCAAACCTAAG GCCCCAGAGCCCAAGAAAGAGACACCAGCTGCACCTGTCCCAGAATCTGCCCCCATTGCGAAGGCCGTAGAGGAGCCAAAACCCGCCACCCTGGCAGTACCAGACAACAAATCAGTGGACAGCACGGATAACGCTTCGCCCAGCGCTCCTCGCAAGCTGGAGAAGAGGAACTCCGTCAATATCTTCTTCAAAAGCCTG GGCCAAAAACGTCATTCTACTGATGCTGGAGTGCAAACGGACCCCGTGGTACCCGAGAAGGCCAAATAA